One window of Solwaraspora sp. WMMA2056 genomic DNA carries:
- a CDS encoding hemerythrin domain-containing protein, translating into MGEGDSTGTGAAARLVAWSRELRTTHEKLRDALAVTRQAVAAGEPVAPATRQLLLYCHGFCAALTAHHEGEDRELFPAVAAQHPELRDTLYYLRQDHSMIAHLLGGLQAAVDSCAAPAELDRHLEGLAAVMESHFRYEERQLLPILETLALAADPRTVLGPL; encoded by the coding sequence ATGGGTGAGGGCGATTCGACGGGTACGGGCGCGGCGGCCAGGCTGGTGGCCTGGAGCCGGGAGCTGCGTACCACCCACGAAAAGCTGCGCGACGCGCTGGCCGTGACCAGACAGGCGGTGGCCGCCGGCGAGCCGGTGGCACCGGCGACCAGGCAGTTGCTGCTGTACTGCCACGGCTTCTGCGCCGCGCTGACCGCCCACCACGAGGGCGAGGACCGCGAACTGTTCCCCGCCGTCGCCGCACAGCACCCCGAGTTGCGCGACACGCTCTACTACCTGCGGCAGGACCACTCGATGATCGCGCACCTGCTGGGCGGTCTGCAGGCGGCGGTGGACTCCTGCGCCGCGCCCGCCGAGCTGGACCGGCACCTGGAGGGCCTGGCGGCCGTCATGGAGTCGCACTTCCGGTACGAGGAACGCCAGTTGCTGCCGATCCTGGAAACCCTGGCGTTGGCGGCGGACCCGCGTACCGTCCTCGGCCCGCTGTGA